One window of the Desulfobaccales bacterium genome contains the following:
- a CDS encoding formylglycine-generating enzyme family protein, protein MQRQGGKVYAGLTRLTAVLLLLLGMGLGGRGWAQETLEVLGLRFRLIPGGTYVLGSAPDQPVRYSAELPEYRVVLKPFYISVTEITNEQYGRFLTATGRRPPLYWHDPALNGPRQPVVGVSWYEAVAYTEWLTRTTGVVHRLPTEAEWEAAARGGLIGQPYPWGAEPPDAGGRFRANYYPNDFAADGFRFTAPVGSFPPNGYGLYDMAGNVAEWCLDRFTPTRPTSFAHPEARVLRGGSWMSRARELRVASRQYAPPEKADGFIGFRVVRLIKASGEKRSSSP, encoded by the coding sequence TTGCAGCGGCAGGGTGGCAAGGTATATGCCGGGCTCACGCGCCTGACGGCCGTGCTTCTCCTTCTCCTGGGCATGGGCCTGGGGGGCCGGGGCTGGGCCCAGGAGACCCTGGAAGTCCTAGGCCTCCGCTTCCGCCTCATTCCCGGGGGGACCTATGTCCTGGGAAGTGCCCCGGACCAGCCGGTGCGCTACAGCGCCGAACTCCCGGAATACCGGGTGGTGCTGAAGCCGTTTTACATCAGCGTCACGGAGATCACCAACGAGCAGTATGGCCGGTTTCTGACCGCCACCGGCCGTCGGCCCCCCTTATATTGGCATGATCCGGCCCTCAATGGCCCCAGGCAGCCGGTGGTGGGGGTGAGCTGGTATGAGGCGGTGGCTTATACGGAGTGGCTGACCCGCACGACCGGGGTCGTCCACCGCCTGCCCACGGAAGCCGAGTGGGAGGCCGCGGCCCGAGGGGGTCTCATCGGGCAGCCCTACCCCTGGGGGGCGGAGCCTCCGGATGCCGGCGGGCGCTTTCGGGCCAACTATTACCCCAACGACTTTGCCGCCGACGGCTTCCGCTTCACTGCGCCGGTGGGCTCGTTTCCGCCCAACGGGTATGGCCTCTATGATATGGCGGGCAATGTGGCGGAATGGTGTCTGGACCGGTTCACGCCCACCCGCCCTACCTCCTTTGCTCACCCTGAGGCCCGGGTGCTGAGGGGCGGCTCCTGGATGTCCCGGGCCCGGGAACTACGGGTGGCCTCCCGGCAATATGCCCCGCCGGAGAAGGCCGATGGCTTCATCGGCTTCCGGGTGGTGCGCCTTATAAAAGCCTCCGGGGAAAAGAGATCCAGCTCTCCCTAA